One window of the Streptococcus parasanguinis ATCC 15912 genome contains the following:
- the mltG gene encoding endolytic transglycosylase MltG, giving the protein MLRIMMREVNYLTDKSQDSEKLLSFKEQILRDLEEANEQLLKIEKEYDLPDRSIETPSSLKEEEEATPPPKEEAVVASTEIPVEPEKATPIVEEKSESTKPFIKEPSQEPVEESLSRSSRNQRQQKQKKQNKIAKRIVRTVVSLLLVVIVATGIFAVTYIHSAVKPMDKNATEFVTVEIPAGSSNREIGAILEKKGLVKNGQFFNYYTKFKNYSNFKSGYFNLQKSMDLETIIQKLQEEGTKTPQAPVLGKVTIPEGYTIDQIATAITADVSSKKAGKTPFKKEDFLKAVQDDAFIEKMVAKYPKLLANLPSKDSGVRYRLEGYLFPATYNYGKDTTVKEMIDQMLAAMDQNLTPYYETLESKNINVNEVLTLASLVEKEGATDQDRKDIASVFYNRLNQDMPLQSNIAILYAEGKLGQKTTLKEDATIDTELDSPYNIYKNTGLMPGPVDNPGVSAIEAAVNPSKTDYLYFVANVENGEVFFAKTYEEHNKNVEEHVNSKLTQASSN; this is encoded by the coding sequence ATATTAAGGATTATGATGAGGGAGGTCAATTATTTGACTGATAAATCACAAGACAGTGAGAAGTTATTAAGCTTCAAAGAGCAGATCCTCAGAGACTTAGAAGAGGCAAATGAGCAACTTCTAAAGATCGAAAAAGAGTATGATCTACCTGATCGAAGCATTGAAACCCCTTCTTCACTGAAAGAGGAGGAAGAAGCAACACCACCTCCAAAAGAAGAAGCTGTTGTGGCTTCCACAGAAATACCAGTGGAGCCAGAAAAGGCGACTCCTATTGTAGAAGAAAAGAGTGAGTCCACAAAGCCTTTTATAAAAGAACCAAGTCAGGAACCGGTAGAGGAAAGCTTATCGCGCTCTTCTCGTAACCAGCGCCAACAAAAACAAAAGAAACAAAATAAAATCGCTAAACGAATTGTGCGGACAGTGGTCAGCCTTTTGCTGGTTGTGATCGTGGCTACAGGGATCTTTGCAGTGACCTATATCCACTCAGCTGTCAAGCCAATGGATAAAAATGCAACAGAATTCGTGACGGTTGAGATTCCAGCAGGTTCAAGTAATCGTGAGATTGGCGCGATCCTTGAGAAAAAAGGACTCGTGAAAAATGGTCAGTTCTTTAACTACTATACCAAATTCAAGAACTATAGCAATTTTAAATCCGGTTATTTCAACCTTCAAAAGAGCATGGATCTAGAAACCATTATCCAAAAACTGCAGGAAGAGGGGACCAAAACTCCTCAGGCTCCAGTTCTTGGAAAGGTGACGATTCCAGAAGGCTATACCATTGATCAGATTGCGACGGCTATCACAGCAGATGTCTCTAGTAAGAAGGCAGGAAAGACTCCATTTAAGAAAGAAGATTTCTTGAAGGCTGTCCAGGATGATGCCTTTATTGAGAAGATGGTGGCCAAATATCCTAAGCTCTTGGCTAACCTGCCAAGTAAGGATTCTGGTGTTCGCTACCGTTTGGAAGGTTATCTTTTCCCAGCAACTTATAACTATGGGAAAGATACCACAGTGAAAGAAATGATCGATCAGATGCTGGCGGCCATGGATCAAAACTTAACCCCGTATTATGAAACACTTGAGAGCAAGAACATCAATGTAAACGAAGTATTGACCCTTGCTTCCTTGGTTGAAAAAGAAGGGGCGACGGATCAAGACCGCAAAGATATCGCAAGTGTCTTCTATAACCGTTTGAACCAAGACATGCCTTTGCAAAGTAATATTGCAATTCTTTATGCCGAAGGGAAGCTTGGTCAAAAGACGACCTTGAAAGAAGATGCAACGATCGATACAGAGCTGGATTCACCTTATAATATTTATAAGAATACCGGTTTGATGCCTGGTCCAGTGGATAACCCTGGAGTATCAGCGATCGAAGCGGCGGTGAACCCAAGTAAGACAGACTACTTGTATTTTGTTGCAAATGTCGAAAATGGTGAAGTCTTCTTCGCTAAGACATACGAAGAACACAATAAAAATGTAGAAGAACACGTCAATAGTAAATTGACACAAGCAAGTTCAAACTAG
- a CDS encoding GNAT family N-acetyltransferase → MKEKIHIRQAELQDLDAIERIELENFSEEEAIAREILRDHIEKIQATFLVAECQGQILGYLEGPVRPERYLIDSSFSEVEDLSHLEQGFISITSLSIAKEAQGLGVGTLLLEAMKEIAVKDHRQGINLTCHDYLIPYYEKQGFTNEGLSKSQYAGEVWHNLVWGNENLD, encoded by the coding sequence ATGAAAGAAAAAATTCACATTAGACAAGCAGAGCTGCAGGATTTGGATGCTATCGAGCGCATTGAGCTTGAGAATTTCTCAGAAGAAGAAGCGATTGCGCGTGAGATTTTAAGAGATCATATCGAAAAGATTCAAGCGACTTTTCTTGTAGCAGAGTGCCAAGGTCAGATTTTAGGGTATTTAGAAGGACCTGTTAGACCGGAGCGCTATTTGATCGATTCCTCTTTTTCAGAGGTTGAAGATCTAAGCCATCTAGAACAGGGTTTTATTTCCATTACGAGTCTATCCATTGCCAAAGAAGCCCAAGGGCTAGGGGTTGGAACCCTCTTGCTTGAGGCGATGAAAGAGATTGCGGTGAAAGATCATCGTCAAGGGATCAATCTAACCTGTCATGATTATTTGATTCCTTATTACGAGAAGCAAGGATTCACCAATGAAGGTCTTTCGAAATCCCAATATGCGGGTGAAGTTTGGCACAATCTGGTCTGGGGAAATGAAAACCTTGATTAA
- a CDS encoding GNAT family N-acetyltransferase: MMIRQITPADQEQLLLLEEELHDNEGKEHRATLEEALGSKEAISLLAEQGGDTVAYLLATEDHHLKGDLIVLRLAVRPTFQGQGYGAILIAALKDLAVQKEKKAIWIDCSENLLSYFAQQGFRDEAESDRGVHMVWER; this comes from the coding sequence ATGATGATTCGACAAATCACCCCGGCTGATCAAGAACAGCTGTTATTGCTAGAAGAAGAACTTCATGACAATGAAGGAAAGGAGCACAGGGCCACTCTTGAGGAAGCGCTAGGTTCGAAGGAAGCCATTTCTTTGCTTGCAGAGCAAGGTGGCGATACTGTGGCTTACTTGTTGGCGACAGAAGACCATCATTTAAAGGGGGACCTCATCGTATTGCGATTAGCAGTGAGGCCAACTTTTCAAGGTCAAGGATATGGTGCTATTCTGATCGCTGCTTTAAAGGATCTAGCTGTTCAAAAGGAAAAGAAAGCTATTTGGATCGATTGTTCAGAAAACTTACTTTCTTACTTTGCCCAGCAAGGATTTCGAGATGAAGCTGAGTCTGATCGAGGTGTCCATATGGTTTGGGAACGATAG
- the murC gene encoding UDP-N-acetylmuramate--L-alanine ligase produces the protein MSNTYHFIGIKGAGMSALALMLHQMGHTVQGSDVEKYYFTQRGLEQAGIKIYPFDVKNLEGDKILIAGNAFRPDNNVEIAYADEHGLTYKRYHEFLGEFMRDFVSMGVAGAHGKTSTTGMLSHVLSNITDTSYLIGDGTGRGSAAAKYFVFESDEYERHFMPYHPEYSIITNIDFDHPDYFTSLEDVFNAFNDYAKQISKGLFIYGEDKELRRITSSAPIYYYGFDKENNDFVASNLLRSTTGSTFNVHFRGEDLGQFHIPTFGRHNIMNATAVIGLLHIAGFDLNLVREHLKTFAGVKRRFTEKVVNGTVIIDDFAHHPTEIIATLDAARQKYPSKEIVAIFQPHTFTRTIALLDEFAEALNQADAVYLAQIYGSAREVDHGDVKVEDLEAKIVKRSAIITAENVSPLLDHDNAVYVFMGAGDIQTYEYSFERLLSSLTHSVQ, from the coding sequence ATGTCTAACACATACCATTTTATTGGAATTAAAGGAGCAGGGATGAGTGCTTTAGCTCTCATGCTTCACCAAATGGGACATACAGTTCAGGGGTCAGATGTTGAAAAGTATTACTTTACGCAACGTGGCTTGGAACAAGCAGGAATTAAAATTTATCCATTTGATGTGAAAAATTTAGAAGGGGACAAAATCCTCATTGCTGGGAATGCTTTCCGTCCAGATAACAATGTGGAAATCGCTTATGCAGATGAGCACGGCCTAACCTATAAACGATACCATGAATTTCTTGGTGAATTTATGCGTGACTTCGTCAGCATGGGGGTTGCCGGAGCACACGGAAAAACCTCAACAACAGGGATGCTTTCTCACGTCTTATCAAATATCACCGATACCAGTTATTTGATTGGTGATGGGACAGGTCGTGGCTCTGCTGCAGCTAAATACTTTGTTTTTGAATCAGATGAGTATGAACGCCACTTTATGCCTTATCATCCTGAATACAGTATCATCACCAATATTGACTTCGACCATCCAGACTATTTCACAAGTTTAGAAGATGTCTTTAATGCCTTTAACGATTATGCTAAACAAATCAGTAAGGGACTTTTCATCTACGGGGAAGACAAAGAATTGCGTCGGATTACCTCATCTGCACCAATTTATTACTATGGTTTTGACAAAGAGAATAATGATTTTGTAGCAAGCAATTTGCTTCGTTCAACGACTGGGTCAACCTTCAATGTTCATTTCCGTGGAGAAGACTTGGGGCAATTCCATATCCCAACTTTTGGTCGCCACAACATCATGAATGCTACAGCAGTTATTGGCTTGCTTCATATTGCAGGATTTGACTTAAATTTGGTCCGCGAGCATTTGAAGACTTTTGCTGGAGTGAAACGCCGCTTTACTGAAAAAGTGGTTAACGGAACAGTGATCATCGATGACTTTGCGCATCATCCAACAGAAATTATTGCTACCTTGGATGCGGCTCGTCAAAAATATCCAAGTAAAGAAATCGTAGCCATTTTCCAACCACACACCTTTACACGGACCATTGCCCTCTTAGATGAATTTGCTGAAGCGTTGAATCAAGCAGATGCTGTTTACTTGGCACAGATCTATGGTTCTGCACGGGAAGTCGATCACGGAGATGTGAAGGTTGAAGATTTGGAAGCAAAAATTGTCAAACGTTCAGCGATTATTACAGCTGAGAATGTTTCTCCTCTTCTTGACCATGACAATGCGGTCTATGTCTTTATGGGAGCTGGAGATATTCAAACCTATGAATACTCATTTGAGCGTTTATTATCTAGTTTGACACATAGTGTACAATAA